A single Rhinolophus ferrumequinum isolate MPI-CBG mRhiFer1 chromosome 20, mRhiFer1_v1.p, whole genome shotgun sequence DNA region contains:
- the SPATA48 gene encoding spermatogenesis-associated protein 48, with protein sequence MDMESPGKISISERSILSRRKAVENIDYPHYCYLLRKMNMPFVKGVEDRHDYGRIEKKCNPTFLKFHPHPPLVMPDYHLHYPYPPPYGPEYPLFPLRDDVPLGDPCSGFLSPGGDADLKPGIGRTIPSLVDYSDVKPQHRVPRPDTGFQTTLKRQKKLLEELNQNRKWNSRAIPDISIRARLGGWTSPVKVTPVQPPHKGSLINHTHTFDEEATCTDDGQPLLQPNKKYNAKDSFYKSSTQKAYEHVPWDKMLPPKPYPEETTMEKAADLISQCFTLKRYERVPTITQMVGGLWDRFQTRSFLAPVKPINFVSPSSRSKYIPLYTGYVQSTDAEDIDNPFGDLTSLAKPRNSTILHTNVSRSAHIPGYTGKVHFTATHPANADVPAAAPLPDSGVHRILRKEMAVDLFHRQAPLSQMVTTVKPYNPFNNKEEETVSY encoded by the exons ATGGATATGGAGTCACCTGGAAAGATAAGTATCTCTGAACGGTCCATTCTTTCAAGAAGAAAGGCTGTTGAGAATATAGATTATCCACACTACTGTTatctcttaagaaaaatgaacatgcCTTTTGTGAAAGGAGTTGAGGACAGACATGACTATGgcagaattgaaaagaaatgcaaccctacttttcttaaatttcacCCTCACCCCCCTTTGGTCATGCCAGACTATCATTTACACTACCCTTATCCCCCACCCTATGGGCCAGAATATCCATTGTTTCCACTTCGTGATGATGTACCCTTAGGTGATCCCTGTTCAGGGTTTTTGAGTCCCGGTGGTGATGCTGATTTAAAGCCTGGCATTGGCAGAACAATACCAAGCCTGGTGGATTATAGTGATGTGAAACCTCAACATCGAGTTCCTAGGCCAGACACAGGATTTCAAACGACactaaaaaggcaaaaaaaactattagaagaacTAAACCAAAACAGGAAATGGAATTCCAGGGCAATACCAGACATTTCGATCAGAGCAAGACTTGGAG GTTGGACAAGCCCGGTGAAAGTTACTCCTGTACAGCCTCCCCATAAAGGATCCTtgataaatcacacacacacatttgatgAGGAAGCAACGTGTACA GATGACGGACAACCACTTTTACAACCAAACAAGAAATATAATGCAAAGGACTCATTTTATAAATCCTCTACACAAAA AGCTTACGAACATGTTCCTTGGGACAAGATGCTACCGCCAAAACCCTATCCAGAAGAAACCACCATGGAAAAAGCTGCCGACCTCATCTCACAGTGTTTTACGCTGAAAAGATATGAAAGGGTCCCGACAATAACTCAG ATGGTTGGTGGACTCTGGGACAGATTTCAAACAAGATCTTTCTTGGCACCGGTCAAACCAATTAATTT tgtgAGTCCAAGTTCTCGAAGCAAATACATTCCTCTTTACAC TGGTTATGTGCAGTCCACAGATGCTGAAGACATTGACAACCCTTTTGGGGACCTCACATCTCTGGCCAAGCCTCGGAACTCCACGATTCTTCACACAAACGTGAGCCG CTCGGCACATATCCCAGGATACACTGGGAAGGTCCATTTCACAGCCACCCACCCAGCAAATGCTGATGTCCCGGCAGCAGCCCCGTTGCCAGACTCGGGAGTGCACCG CATCTTACGGAAAGAAATGGCAGTTGACCTCTTTCATCGCCAGGCACCACTGTCCCAAATGGTCACAACTGTAAAACCCTACAACCCCTTCAATAATAAGGAAGAGGAAACTGTCAGCTACTGA